The segment TGCATCATCCGAAGGTACAGTGAACCTCGCGTGTCGTCATATCAGAGCACATTTCGTCCTGCTGCCGCCTTGTGCAACCTTCTGTCAACACAACGCAGCTCTTTCACACTGATGGTGAAAACTGTGGTCATGCATCTCTGAGAAGCAAAAGATTTTAGTAATGAGTGCCAGGAGCAGCGTTGTATTGCTGTGATTACAACGTGATCTCCCCACAATACTCACTGTTTTTAGAgctttagttttaaaaaatgctaatgCTACTACTTATTTTATGCACATCtgactgtattttttaataagtcaaagaaaaaaacattaaaacacataaGGAGTAGTACGCCTACCTCTTCCTTAAAATGAGGCTCCAAGAAAAGATCCACTGTGTAGACCATGAAAGGAAGTATTTGCTTCTCTTTTGCTGTTGCAATTCTGGAAAGAGAAAGGTGCATAATAGAAAAGATCATGTTTCCTGGAaaatcagacagagagaggaatgggGAAATTCTCATTCTGAGACTGGCCGTCTGTACGCAACCGGGTGGAGATATTGCATAAACCTAAAGCAAATATAACACTCCACGATGAATGCCTGCAGTGTGTGGCCAAGCTACAGCAAACAGGCATGTCAAATAGCAGTATGATTGTTTTAATGGAAGTCTGGCTACATTCTAAAAGGTTAAATTGAATGAATatgagatctttttttttttttttgtacatgtcACCTAATGATAGGACCGGTTATTTTGAGCAAGATGTGAACAAAGGTTCCTGtattttctgattggctaatgcTGTGCTTTCCCCTCCTCAGTGTCTTCCTGGGCAAGATCAAGGAGGCGTTTGACAGAGACACTGAGCTGCAGAGTTTGCTGCTGGACTCTTTCTTCAGTAACGCCGTGCAGGACTGCCAGGTAGGAGCAAGGAGGAAGTGGTGATGTGGTCATGttaacaaagacacacaaaaccaGTTGTTTCCTCTTttagaaattaataaaatgaagcCACAGTACCGGTGACCTTTTGGGggtgttgctgtggtgttcttgtttttgtttttttatgcctgGTGACAGCCGTGGCCAGAGGATGTTTTTGGGGTGTCTGCCCATCAGCACATCATTTTCGTGAGCACAATATCCCAGGAACACCTCAAGACTCAAGGATGATCTGATTAGGTTTTGGTCAGAGGTCAAAcgtcaaggtcactgtgacctcgGAAAACACACCTTTGGCCATGACTAAACAATTCATACACTAATTATGGCAATGTTTCACACAAATATCAAATAGGATAACATgaagtcatgacattttatatcctAAAGGTCATCTTCACTGTCACAAAACACTTTTCTGGCCATTATTCAGCACCATGACTCAACATTTTCACCTCACTTCCTCTGCTGATATTGAACTTCAGGTGACTAATGTTGCACCGTGTGACGAAGCTCACTATGAGTCTTTTGTGCTCCTGTTTCTTACTGGAAATTCACTGTAATCATACATGCCAATGTAGCAATAACttccattttgccaaaaaaaaatacactttatgCATTTTAATTCCTTCAATGCATTCACTACAAGTATTACATGAGTCTGGACAATGTGGACGTAAACTACAACTTGACTGTTTCATGCAAGCGTTCAACCGCAAGGCAGTaattccagttttttttgtttgtttttaacaccTATCAACCTTCTCTTCTGAgactatttatatttttcttttactgaaACAACTTCCTGACGTTTTGTTCTCGCAGATAATGTCATGTGGTATGCATCTGATCACGTGTCCGTTTGCTCGCTCTTTGCTGTAGGAGTCGTGGCGCAGGGCAGTCAACGTGGGCATCCAGCACGGCATCCCCATGCCCTGCTTCACCACAGCTCTGTCCTTCTACGATGGTTACAGACACCAAATGCTTCCAGCTAACCTCCTCcaggtaagacacacacacacacacacacacacacacacacacgcatgcacgcactgAACATATGGCAAAGTGTAGGAGATTAAACAATGTCACGTGTAGTTTGGGGTCGTTAgctgtcatgttcatgtgtttggATCCTGTTGCTTTAAATCCCTCATGTTTaacagtgtgtgctgctgtacaTCTTGAAGCAGCTAAACAAGTTTGTAAACACAGGAACTGTACAGTGTGAATGTTATAAATCAATTGTATTGGTATAATTGGCACATGTCCCCTCTTTCCATGAGGATGACAGTGgattttcatgttatttctgTCTCCACAGGCCCAGAGAGATTACTTTGGTGCCCACACATATGAACTGCTGTCAAACCCAGGCCACTTCATCCACACCAACTGGACGGGCCACGGTGGCAACGTCTCGTCTTCATCCTATAACGCCTAAGGAGCAcctccacatcacacacacactcacacacacacacacacacacacacacacacacacacaagaaagaaaACCATGAACTAGGGGATGTTCCATGCGAAAGAGGAAATGTCAAACATTCCTTCTCCATAACCAAGCCTGAATATTTAAGACCCAACACCCTTAACCAAACTTCTATCCTACTAACAGTCACCAAGTGTTGTTACTCTGTTATTAATCGTGAAATGGAACCATAGTAAACTTTTGTTTTAAACCCCCTCCCCTTTAAGttagagtgtgtttttttttttttttttttatgtagaaaCTTCTCAACCACAACACAAGAGGGGGAGCAACAAATGTTTACTCCACCTGGGGGCGGAGCCTGTGCTGACTATTAGACTGCTGTCAGCCAGTCAGCTTGGCCCCAGGGTTCACGGTGTTAACGCTGGATTAAGGTGAACGGTTGCATTGTACTGTATTAGGCTAAATAAAGATTTCAATCCCTTTATAATAAGCTTGTGTGGTCCTTACTCTCCAGCCAGGCGCTGTAAACAGGATttggatgcgtgtgtgtgtgtgtgtgtgtgtgtgtgtgtgtgtgtgtgtgtgtagcgcagGTTAAACTTAGCAGGGAGTGACATAAGTTGTGTTAAATATAAACCGTAAATACAAGAGGCATCCCTGGACAAAAATAAACTGTCCCATTCGCTTTACTCAGTTACATTAGCAACACGAGTTCATGAACCAAATTAGATAAATTTATGgtgaaacacacagcacacttgCATATTTTGTACTTTCAATGTCCAGCAGAGGCCCTCACATACTTGCGCATGCACCTTGATACAAAGTGAGAAAACTGTActtgattaaaatgaaatgaaaaacaaatttggcTATGCTGACTATCCCTGTGCCATTTCTGTGATACAAAAGCAGCAGATAAGAATTGCATGATCTGCTTTTACTCTAAATCCTCAGTGGACAGCAGTATTGTCTGGCTCCTGAAATAAAGGTAATGACGGTGTAGCCTTCACACCATGCTACTGAGGGTGACGGGAGTGTGTTACACCTGCAGCTGGACCATAAACAAAGCCTCACCTCAGCGCACCTGCTGCTCCCACAGCTTTGGTCTCCGCCAGGTCATTGTTTTAGGAGACTGTTGCTTTTAGTGCCTCTATTCAGCTTCTGTGGGACACCATATGGAGTCACTGAAGCTTTAAACAGCCCATTTGAGCTTTGAGTCCTGAAGGTGCACAGCAGAACAAACAAGGagcttttttttgtgaatgtgcCCACATAAATACAGGAATATCTCTAAGACatttagagtttttttcttgtcccaCCAAAGAGCATCTGTCATATGAGCCATCTGTCAGAGCCGAGCAGCACCTCTGTCCTCTATGTGCAAAACGGCTAATGAACTCACTAAATCCCAGAAACAAAAGCCACAACACAGATCGGACATGAAGTTGAATGTGAATCAGCAGCACGTGCCAGCCTTCAAAAGATTTGTCAAAGCAACATGGGGTAATTAGGAGGTAGTACCTCCATCAACATCCTTCACAAGAGTCTAAAATTACTTAACGTGGCCAGGAGGACAGTCTggaaaatcatgaaaacatttgccaAACAGAGGCAAACTCCACCACAAAACTACAGAGTCAAAGGGTGGCTTTAATCATCAGATACCGAATGTTCAGGcgtttctgttattttgtccactCCCTGGATACTTCAATTACCTGCTCCACTGTCAAGGCTGAGATCACCACAGCCACAGTCACCAGAGACCGTCTACCCACTTAATGCTAATTTACTATGTATTTGTACTCATCCTACTGGTTCAAAAGTTCTGGCTCTGGTTATTTTCCTCTAGTGCCTAATTAATCCATGGGAGAGAACAGCCTCCACAGTTAGGGTCTGGCATTATTAAGTAGGGCTAATATCAAACAGAGGTTGCATTAGAGCACAAGAGGCTATTACTGCCTCACTGATGGCAGGGCGGGTGGGTGATGAATTCACTGAATCATGCCCAGGCAGCAGGTGAACAGGCAGTAACAGGACACCACACAGTACATTTGAAGCCACGTGCATTAATGCATAATGGAGGAGGAAAACTGGGGGACACAGGCAGCTTGTTTCCAtctgggctgaaaaaaaaatgcttcctgTATTCTTTCTTTTGCAGTTGCAGCACACGTTTGTAGTAAGGACAATTTCACTCAACCCAGTGTCTTTGAGGGTACATCAGCAACTGAATTATGTGgttaattttgtatttgttgcatAACATAAAGAAGTTTAAAGTACCACTTAGTGGAGGCTTCTAACTCAAGTTTGCTAAAGTGAAGTTGCTCCAttgaaaggaaagagaaaaaaaggaaattactCGCTTTGCGTGCAGTCAAGTGGTAATTTCTGCTAGGCAAAGTTCTGGATATGACCTGAATATACACATAATGagactttttcttttattttgtaacagGCACAGTGTTAGCCTTCTGTTTTGGCAATtcaaaagaaaattaccaaactGGATGACAAGCCTGGTTCAAAAACCTCCTTGAATACTGTAAGGGATATCTATCTTATCCTGACTGTGATTACCAAATGACAATACATATGGACATGACAAAATTTGTGTGGGTGGCTACATGGAAAATGGCCTAATTTGGCTAATTacctctgctgtctgctgcGTCAACCTCTTGTGTGAGGGCCTATAAATCAGGCAGTGGTGGTTAAATTCAGATCTCCAGCAGCTAGAGCACCCCGATCATGAGAATACTATTGAGTCTGGCCCAAGTGGCGTTCATGCTATGTGCTGCAAGAGGAAATATAATTGCTTTGCCTATAGATGACAACCTGGGACTACAGCGCAGTCAGGTGAGTTGAAGTTATGCCACTTGAATtacaaaaataactgaaaattagAGGCTGCTCTGAGAATGAATACCATATCTTTGCTCACGAGACACAATGTTTGAAATTTGTTGCTTTTATCCAAAACACTCAACAGTTGCCCATCACAAGTGCATGCACATTCAGCATGGGTGATCCCAGTGGGGTCAAAGCTGTAGTCTCAGCTGTTTTCATGCCATGTGTGACCCACTGAGCTATGCAAGCCCAAAGTGTGTGTTAGTCTCTGTCCTCACTGCCAAGCCGTATCATTACGGCTTGAAGTTTAGGGATATACAACATCATACGTAAGTGTGGACTTCTCCTCCTTTAGGAGTttgcagaggagcagaggaacttGCAGCAGATTTTTTCAGGCATGAAACTGCCGCCGTTTGGAGACGTGGATCCAGGGAagcacctccacctgcagatGGAGGAGAGGTCCCTCAGGAAGCACATCCCCTCCCGCAGCAGATCGCCCTGTAAGAGCTTCTTCTGGAAGACCTTCTCAGTCTGCTAGCAGTGGGAGAGTAAAGCATTACCAGTTCACAGTTTTCATTCCCATGTTAACCACCACAGGCTGAAAAATTACAATTACTGGAGGGTTATTTGTGATATGACTGTATGGAAATTATATGGTTGTTACCctcattaatgcattaatttgtATAAATTGTATATGCCCATTGTTATCCCAAGTGATGTATAACTTATTTTTTGCCATAAAGATCAGTAAAGATCTAAATGCTCACATATCCAGCTCATTTAACAAAGCAGCCACTTACACTGGCAGTTCTGAGCACTAATCTCACATCTGTGCTCTGGGATCACAAACGCTTTTGTTCTAACAGCTCAAGCAGGTTACAAGCTCTGGCTGATCGCATCCAGCAGAAATGCAGACTttgaaaatggataaaaaaaaacattcttggactgctttgtttttgtctttgactGAGTATCCCAAACTGTATTTTAGTCCTATATTTTGACAGAGGATTTTCGTGTAAACTACACCGACCATCCTCTAGGAGTTCAACAGTGAGTCAGCATTCgcacagaaaagcaaaattTCTTCACCTaatttgaaacacattaaaatcaattTCAGTGGCAATAATCAGATGTACCCATATATGCATTAATTTATAGCTACTTAAAAGTAGCACATCAGCACAACCAAAAGGCTGAATAGGAAACTACACCTGCTAAACAAACAGCTCCATTAGACGTATTGCAGGACACACTGTCGTCTACTCTTTGCACCAAGGAGGGAATGAAAAACCTCCAGAAAGACTGCAAAAGCCACTCAAGTTGATAGATCACAGGATAACCCAACTCTGGGCCAAGCAAAGTACAGTGCTATCAAACTACAGCTTATCTACAGTGAGAGAACCACAGGTGATTAAAAAttcaaacctttattttacACTCTGTAGgactaaaaataattaaaattcagtACACAAAGTGTGATTTCCTGCCGGCATGTTCAATCAACAATTTCAAAAGTCCCTGCAATATTGACTTTTACATTCCAACCACTTTACAATCaaggtttaaataaaataaaaatcactgccTACCTGACTGAAATTGTACATACTGACCACATGAAAAGGAAACCTACTAAGAAAAGGTGGAACTTAAATTCTACCAGTAATAATGACAGTTATCAGTAGCTGTTAAGACAAAAAGACTAACGCCAGGTGTCATCTTAAAGAAGTTTGGCAGTACAGACAGAAAAGCATGATCACTGCCAAACTGCAGGAGAGACTTTGGTCCTACATGTGACTTTTGTTCGTTTGGAGGTATAAAAAAATACCTCAGCCCAATTGAGTATGGTCCCCTCTAAATTTCGATATGGGGCGGTCCAAGGAATCTTGCTAGTGAGGTGAAGGAGGTGAGGATCCTTTTCAGGATTAAGGCATTGGTGCAGCATATCCATTGTTGGCTTGTGCTGGCCCACCCAACAATGCACCACACTTCGGTCTTCAGCTTCTCCAAAAATGACTCCAATCTGGATTCAG is part of the Myripristis murdjan chromosome 7, fMyrMur1.1, whole genome shotgun sequence genome and harbors:
- the sst6.2 gene encoding somatostatin 6, encoding MRILLSLAQVAFMLCAARGNIIALPIDDNLGLQRSQEFAEEQRNLQQIFSGMKLPPFGDVDPGKHLHLQMEERSLRKHIPSRSRSPCKSFFWKTFSVC